CATCGAAGACTTTGAGGCTCGCCTGAGAGCAGAGATGAAGGCAGCCATGAATTGGGTAACCCAATCGGGGGTGAACTCTAACCAGGTCGAGATGTTGGATAACCAGATGCGCGGAACACGAACCTCCATTCAGGTTCTGGAAAAGCAACTCCGCACCATGCGGAACTGGCTAGTGTTTACAGTGATTTTGATTGTGATGTTGGCGTTGGGGTTGCCCCTGATGTTGTTTACAACAAGACAAAACGATGCCAATCGGGTTCCCGTCATGCCAAGAACGCCCAGTTCCAGGCAAGCGGAGCCATTGCAGGAATAAGGGAGTAGGGAATAGGGAGTAGGGAGTAGAGAATAGAGAGGGAAAGAGACGCGATCAATCGCATCTGTACGGATGTTTGGTTCCTCGTGGGGCTAATTGCGATCGCCCATACTGGAGGTGTAGGGAATGCTAAAATCATTTCCTGAATCAATCTCCAGTTCAAAAGCTGAGTTGTGGTGTGGTCGAGGCAAAGCTGTTTAATAAGTTCGAGTTTGTAGAGCAGAAATTGCAGCAACGCCGCGAAGCGCATCAGTTTCGAGTGGTTGCTGCCTTTGATCCAGATAGCAGTGTTCAAGGCACAAGAGGCGATCGCTCCTTCCTGAATTTCAGTTCTAATGACTATTTGGGCTTATCAAAGCATCCCCATCTGATTGAAACCGCCCAACGCTATACTCAACGCTATGGCACAGGAGCAACCGCTTCTCGTCTGGTGACAGGCACTTACCCGATTCATCAACAGTTAGAGCACCAGTTAGCGATCGCCTGTGGATACGAAGCCACTCTGCTGTTTAGTTCTGGTTTTCAAGCCAACTCAACGGTTTTGCCTGCATTACTGGATGCCTCGGCGTTGGTGTTGTGCGATCGCCTGGTACACAACAGCTTAATTCAGGGCATTCTCGCCAGTCATGCCCGGTTCATGCGCTATCGACATAATGATCTGACCCATCTCAAAAGCCTATTGGAAAAAGCTGCTCGGCAGTCTTATAGTCGCATCATGATCGTCTCTGAAACGGTCTTTAGCATGGATGGCGATCGCAGTGATGTGACCGCTTTGGTGCAATTAGCGCAAGACTACAATGCCATTCTTTACCTTGATGATGCTCATGCGTTGGGGGTGATGGGCAAACAGGGCATGGGTCTGGCAGCCCATCAACCCGGAATTGATATTGTAGTCGGCACCTTTGGCAAGGCATTTGGGGCGTTTGGAGCCTTTGTCGCGTGCTCTCAAAAACTTCGGGATTACCTGGTAAACTATTGCCCCGGATTTATCTACACGACGGCTTTGCCACCTGCGGTGGTTGGAGCGATCGCCGCAGCCCTGGAGCTAGTTCCCACACTGGGCGCAGAACGGCAGCATCTCAACCACCTTGCCGACCATTTGCGGCAGCAGTTGAGCCAGTTAAACTACGACCCCGGCAACTCCAGTTCGCAAATTGTGCCTGTGATGGTGGGTGACGAAGCAAAGACCCTGCGTCTGTCCCAATGGCTCGAACAACGCGGTATGTTGGCGATCGCCATTCGTCCTCCAACCGTTGAACCGGGAACAGCCCGTTTGCGGGTTGCTCTGTCAAGCCAGCACACCGTTGCACAGGTTGATGCGTTGATTCATGCGATCGGGGAGTGGCATGAGTCAAGCCATTGAAGCGATCGCCTATCATGGTTGGGGTTTTGACCAACAGTGTTGGGCATCCTGGAAAACGCACTTTGCCGAGCACGGGATTGCGCTGCAAACGTTCGATCGTGGCTATTTTGGCGAATCTCATGCTGCCAAATTTGCAAATCACTCCCACAAAGTAGTGATGGTGCACTCGTATGGATTGCATCTGTGTCCTCCAGAGCACCTGTCTCAGGCGGATCTATTAGTCATCTTCGCCAGTTTTGTGCAGTTTCATCCCCAGGGCGAGCGGGATAAGCGGCGATCGCAACGGGTCTTGCAACAGATGATTCAAGGATGTCAACAGCATCCTCAAGCTGTGTTAGACCAGTTTTATACAAACTGTGGTCTACCGCCAGACCACGACTTGAGAAACCGCACTGTGACAAATCACGATCAGTTAGTGATCGATTTGCAAGGGTTAAATACAGCCCGTTTTGAGATCCATCAATTAAACTCTATTCCTAACATCGTTATTTTTCATGGGGTGATGGATCAGATCGTGCCACACAGTAAAGGAGAAGAGTGGTTGGAGTCATTGCCGAATCAAACTGATCTCTTTTTAATTTCAAACGCAGAACATGCATTGCCATTTACCCACACGCACGAGTGTTGGCAAACTTTGAGTGAAAAGTTTCTATAACTGACCTGTATTTTTAAGAGTGAGATTAATTCAACCATCCGACGTGAATTACAAACATCAAGTCGCAGACAGCTTTAGTCACGCAACATCAACCTACGACACTAACGCCATCGTGCAACAACAGTGTGCCCGTGAGTTAATGACACTGTTGCGATCGCACCAATGCCATTTACCACCCGGAGATGTTTTAGAGATCGGCTGTGGTACAGGATTTGTAACTCAACAGTTAATTGAATGTTGTGGCGATCGCACGTTAGAGATCACAGACATTTCTCTAAATATGTTGAATCAATGTCAACAAAACTTGCGATTAACTTCTGAACAACGCCAGCAGATTGTGTTTAAGCAGTTGGACGGTGAAGCCATTGATGTGAATCCAGATCAGTATGCGATCATAGTCAGCAACTTTGTAGTGCAATGGTTTGAGCAACCTGCTCAAAGTCTCAAGAAACTGATGGCAACGCTAAAGCCCAATGGATTGCTTTTAGTCTCTTTTCCAACGCATCGCAGTTTTCCAGAATGGCAACACCTCTGTCAACAAATGGATTTGCCATTTACCGCTAATCCAATGCCTGATCCAAAAGATTTGACGCAGCAGCTTACTGATCCAACCGTGAATTGTGTGTGTTACGAGCAGACCATGAGTGTGTTTTACAATCGGGCGATCGATTTCTTTAGAAGTTTGAAGTTGATCGGTGCAGGTTTAAGTCGATGTCAACAAAAGCTTTCTTCTCTACAAATGAAACAGTTAATTCGCGGTTGGAATGAGACCAATCCAACTGGAATTCAAGTGTCTTATCACATTGCTTTTTTAGTGGTTCAACGCTCTCAATAAATCTCACACCCACGTCTGTCCTAATTGATTCCCCATGGCCATATCAGAAATTAGGTGTTAGGGGAGCGATATAGTTGTAAGTCGATAGTCCTTACGCCATATCCCTACCCGTGAATTCTTTTCAATTTCCCGATCGCTTTTTTGTTACAGGTACCGATACCAACGTCGGCAAAACGGTCGTTTCTGCCATGTTGACCCTTGGACTAGAGGGCACCTACTGGAAGCCCGTTCAATCCGGTTTAGAACCGATGACTGATACCGACTATGTGCGATCGGTGACGCAACTCGACGAAACTCACTTCCTACCCGAACGGTTTCGCCTGACGCAACCCCTCTCACCCCATCGCTCGGCTGAACTGGATGGGGTCGAGATTCACCTGGCTGACTTTCAGTTTCCCAAGGTTCTTCCAACCTATCCCCTGATTGTGGAAGGGGCAGGAGGGCTGCTGGTGCCGCTCAACAAAACCGACCTGATCATTGATCTGATCCAACATTTGAGCCTGCCCGTTTGCCTGGTGGCTCGTACCCAGTTGGGAACCATTAACCACACCCTGCTCTCGATTAGACAACTGCAACAAGCCAACATTCCCATTCTGGGTGTCATTATGAATGGGGAACTCAACCCCTCTAACCGAGAGGCGATCGCTCACTATGGGCAAGTTCCTATTTTAGGAGAGTTGGAACCGCTGACGGTCGTTACACCAAGTACGCTCAAATCGGCTTTCAAGAAATTATTCGGCTCTTGATTTTTTTCATTCCATGCAGCACATCTGGTATCCCTTCACTCAAGCAAAGACGGCTCCCCCACCCCTCAAGGTCAAATCGGCTCATGGAGCATGGCTCGAACTAGACAACGGTCAGCGCATTCTCGACTGTATTTCAAGCTGGTGGGTTAACTTACATGGGCATTCTCATCCTGCGATCGCCGCTGCTATCTATGAGCAAGCCAAACAGCTGGAACACGTCATCTTTGCCGGGTTCACCCACGATCCTGCGGAACAGTTAGCCAACCTCCTATTGCAACGCCTGCCCGAACCTCTGAGCCGAGTTTTTTTCTCAGACAACGGCTCCACAGCGGTTGAAGTAGCCCTCAAAATGGCGTACCAGTATTGGCACAACCAACGGCAGACCCGGACGACGTTCATTGCTTTTGAGGGGGCTTATCACGGAGATACCGTTGGGGCGATGTCGGTAGGGGCGCGATCGCTCTTTTCCGAGGTCTTCTCCGATCTGCTGTTTGATGTGAAATATGTCCCGTTTCCGGGAATCCACATCGGGGATGATCAGGTGCAAGCCAGAGAAGAGGAGGCATTGGCGAAACTTGAAACTGTGTTGCAGCAAGGGGGCGATCGCGTTGCCGCCATTCTGATCGAACCTCTGGTACAGGGAGTCGCTGGAATGCAGATTTGTAGACCAGCGTTTTTGCAACAGGTGCAACAACTCGCCCACCGTCACGGCACGCTGCTGATTTTTGACGAAGTGATGACCGGGTTTGGGCGCACCGGAGATTGGTTTGCCTGCCTCAAAGCCGGGGTGACTCCCGATATCATTTGCCTCTCCAAAGGATTAACAGGTGGCTCATTGCCTCTAGCTCTCACCGTTTGCACAGAGCAAATCTACAACGCTTTCTACAGCGATGATCCGATGCACACCTTCTATCACGGGCATAGCTACACCGCAAATCCCCTCGGTTGTGCCGCAGCGATCGCCTCCTGGCAACTGATGCACGAGAACGAACCCCGATTTAAGGGAATGGAAGCCCTGCATCGACAGCATTTAAGCGACCTGCAAGACCATCCTCGTTTGGAGAAACTGCGCGTCATCGGGACGATCGCCGCAATGGATATCGTCACTGATGACGAACCTGGATACCTCAACCAAATTTCTCACGTCATTCGCGAAAAGGCGATCGCGGCAGGTCTATTCCTGCGTCCGTTAGGGGAAGTACTCTACCTGATGCCGCCCTATTGCATCACGGAGGATGAACTGGCGTTTGTGTATAGCCGCATCAAGGCTATGATTTGAAATTGCACTCTGTTTAACCCCTACGTTTAACCTCACCCCATGACTGCACTGCGCCACGACTGGACAACTGCTGAAATTCTGGATCTGCTGCAACAACCCTTACTGGATTTGGTCTACCAGGCTCAAACCGTGCATCGTCAGCACAATCCCAGCAACGAGGTGCAGTTAGCGACTCTAATGAGTGTCAAAACGGGGGGATGTGCCGAAAATTGCGCCTATTGCCCTCAATCGGCTCACTATCAGACTGAGGTGGAGAAAACAGCGATCGCCCAGGTTGAAGAAGTCCTCAACCGAGCACAGCAAGCCAAAACCCTGGGGGCAAGTCGGTTTTGCATGGGTTGGGCATGGCGCGAGATTCGCGAAGGCGCATCCTTTGACGCCATGTTAGATATGGTTCGGGGAGTCCGGGAATTGGGGCTAGAAGCCTGTGTCACAGCGGGAATGTTGACCGACTCTCAAGCGCAGCGATTGGCAGAGGCAGGGCTAACCGCCTATAACCACAACCTCGACACCAGCCCAGAATACTACGACCAAATCATCACCACTCGCACTTATAGCGATCGCCTGCAAACCCTAGACCGTGTACGGCAGGCAGGCATGACCGTCTGTTGTGGTGGCATCATTGGCATGGGCGAAACCTTGAGCGATCGCGCCCGTTTGTTAGAAGTGTTGGCGAATCTCGATCCCCATCCAGAGAGCGTGCCCATTAATGCACTGGTAGCCGTGGCAGGAACCCCGTTAGAGCAGCAACCCCCGATTGATTCCTTTGAGTTGGTGCGGATGTGCGCCACCGCTCGAATTCTCATGCCCACCAGTCGCATTCGCCTCAGTGCCGGACGGACTCAACTCAACCGGGAAGCACAAGCCCTATGCTTTTTAGCCGGGGTCAACTCCATCTTTTATGGCGAGCAACTGCTGACCACCGCCAACCCAGAGATTCAGAGCGATCGCCAACTGTTAGCCGACCTCAACCTCAAAGCCACTGAGTTGGTATAGCCGTAGCCACACTTGATGGGGCGGAGGCGAGTCAGGAAGCTCCCCCAGAATTAGCATTTGAGCCATTGCCTTTGTCCTAAGCTTTCTGACCAAAGCGATATCACGGCTCATTCTGTCAAATCAGGTCAGAATGATGATATGCGTTTAAGGGCGATCGCTCCTATGACCAGCCTCTTACCTATCTCTCAATCCGTGGATGTCGTTTACCCCAGTTCAGATGGTGAACCTGTGGCAGAAACCTATCTCCATTTCTACGCTTTGCTGGTCACATTAGAAGTTTTACGACAATATCTGGAAGGGCAGCAAGCCACCATTTTGGGAAATCAGTTTCTTTACTATGCTCAGGGATATCCCAAACTACGGGTTGCCCCAGATGTCATGGTGATTTTTGATGTGGCTCCGGGTGGGCGCGACAACTACAAAATTTGGGAAGAAGGTCAAACGCCATCCGTCATCTTTGAGATGACCTCAGAGGGCACAAAAAATCAGGATGAAACCTTCAAAAAAACCCTGTATGAGCAACTGGAGGTCAAGGAGTACTGGCTGTTTGACCCCAAAGGTGAATGGATTCCTGAACAGTTGCGGGGCTATCGTTTACGGGGTGACATCTACGAGCCAATTACCGATGGACGCAGCGATCCCCTTAAATTACGGCTAGAGGTCGATGGGCAGTTGATCGCCTTCTACCGAGAAGACACTGGAGAAAAGCTTCTGATTCCAGGCGAGTTGGCACAGGCACTGCGAGAAGAGAGCAAAGCACGCCAGGAAGCCGAAGCACGGGCAGAAGAAGCTCGTCAACGGGCAGAACAGGCTGAATTGCAGGTGCAACAGCTTAAGGAACAGTTGCGATCGCTCGGCGTTGATCCAGATAACCTACCGGGATAGCCGTTTTTGCATCCCTCATCTGAAGCCAAAAAACTCCTCTACGTTTATGCAAAGGAGCTAAACATTTGATTCAATTCGTGCAGCACTTGCTTGGTTTAGCGGCACGATTTTCTGGATGTACATCAAATCTGATTAACAACCGCGAAATTGCAGGGGTGGGTTTAGCAGACAACACTTGAATTCAGCGAAGTTTAATAGCAAAACCCACCCCTACAGTGGTTAATTAAACGGATTTGATGTTATTTGTTGGGCTGAGGAGTCATCCGCAGGTAAGGCTTCACTTCGGTCAGACCCTTAGGAAACTTCTGCTTGGCTTCCTCAGTCGGAATCGAAGGAACCACAACCACATCATCACCATCCTTCCAGTTGACTGGAGTTGCAACACCATAGTTGTCGGTCAGTTGCAACGAGTCGATCACCCGGAGAATTTCTTCAAAATTACGTCCAGTGCTGGGTGGATAGGTGATTGTCAACCGCAATTTCTTTTGAGGGTCAATCACAAACACCGAGCGAACAGTCACCTTGGCGTTCGCATTGGGGTGAATCATGCCATACAGGTCAGACACTGCCTTGTCTGCGTCCGCCAGAATGGGATAGTTAACCGTGGTGTTTTGAGTTTCATTGATGTCGCTAATCCAACCTGCATGGGAGTTAGCATCGTCAACGCTAAGTGCAATTACTTTAACGTTGCGCTTGTCAAATTCAGGCTTGAGTTTTGCAACTTCGCCTAATTCAGTTGTGCAAACAGGGGTGTAGTCTGCGGGGTGAGAGAACAACACGACCCAACTATCACCTGCCCACTCATAAAAATTGATATCCCCTTCACTAGAGGATTGAGTAAAATTGGGCACCGTATCACCAAGTTGAAGAGCCATAGCCGACTTCCTGTAATATAGAGAACAGATTTTTGGGGTTACTCAAGATATCTTCCCACAAAACCCCACTAACCCGCCCGGAGTTTAGATCTTTTTCAGCTTAACGTAACATTTCCTAAATCGCCTTTTGGGGTCACTCGATGCTGAGCTAGCCCTTGATTTTCTGGAGTCCTTAGAAGAATCTCAGTGATTGGGTTTTAACTGCTGTGGTGTGCGGCGACCAAGCGCGATCGCCAGCGAACCCAACACAACAAACATCGCTCCTGTAATCCCAAGTAAGGTAATTGGCTCTCGTGCAACAATGGCAGGGGCGATCGCCGCTCCTACACTCACCGAGATCAGGGTGATAATCGGTGTCATCGATAAGACTGCGCTGACCCGCGACGCTTCCCAGTGGTCAAGTGCCTCGGCAAATGCCCCATACGCCAAGAACGTGTTGAAGGCACTAAACACCAACATGCCCCACTGTAACGGGGTCAGATTTAGCAATTGCTCTGGCGAAGCAAACGGCGTAAACAACAACGCACTGCCGCCATAAATCACCAGCATAATGACCGACGATGATAATTGTTGCAGCAGTTGTTTTTGTGCCAGGGCATAGACTGCCCACACGGCAGCAGCAGCTACTAAAATGCCAGTTCCCAGTAAATATTGAGTTGAGGCTGTAGCTAGCGATCGCAGTTGGTCATCAAAGAAGAGCGTCATCCCTAAAATTAACCCACCCAACCCAAGCCACTGCTGGAGGGTATAGCGTTCTTTGAAGATCCACAAGGCTCCCATCCCAAAGAAAACAGGAGCCGTTTGAATAATCACCTGTGAGTTAGTCGGCGAGGTTTGGTGTAACCCCTCCATAAACCCAAGATAGTTCAGTGCTAAAAATATGGTGGCGATCGCCAACAAGTCTAATCGAGCCGACCGCAGTTTTTGTATCTCTGGCAACTGCCCACGTACCGCCAGAAACAGGGCTAATAAGCCAAACGATACAAGAAACCGAAACCAAATGACTGTGTACACATCAACCGCTTGCAGAGCAACCTTGAGCGCAATGGGCAAAACCCCCCACAATATCGCTGTGGTCATCGCCAGGGCAAAACCCAATTGCCACCGCCCCGATGTTTGGTGAAGCATTCTAATCCGAACTCACATTAAGCAA
This Oscillatoria sp. FACHB-1407 DNA region includes the following protein-coding sequences:
- a CDS encoding Uma2 family endonuclease translates to MTSLLPISQSVDVVYPSSDGEPVAETYLHFYALLVTLEVLRQYLEGQQATILGNQFLYYAQGYPKLRVAPDVMVIFDVAPGGRDNYKIWEEGQTPSVIFEMTSEGTKNQDETFKKTLYEQLEVKEYWLFDPKGEWIPEQLRGYRLRGDIYEPITDGRSDPLKLRLEVDGQLIAFYREDTGEKLLIPGELAQALREESKARQEAEARAEEARQRAEQAELQVQQLKEQLRSLGVDPDNLPG
- the bioF gene encoding 8-amino-7-oxononanoate synthase; this encodes MVEAKLFNKFEFVEQKLQQRREAHQFRVVAAFDPDSSVQGTRGDRSFLNFSSNDYLGLSKHPHLIETAQRYTQRYGTGATASRLVTGTYPIHQQLEHQLAIACGYEATLLFSSGFQANSTVLPALLDASALVLCDRLVHNSLIQGILASHARFMRYRHNDLTHLKSLLEKAARQSYSRIMIVSETVFSMDGDRSDVTALVQLAQDYNAILYLDDAHALGVMGKQGMGLAAHQPGIDIVVGTFGKAFGAFGAFVACSQKLRDYLVNYCPGFIYTTALPPAVVGAIAAALELVPTLGAERQHLNHLADHLRQQLSQLNYDPGNSSSQIVPVMVGDEAKTLRLSQWLEQRGMLAIAIRPPTVEPGTARLRVALSSQHTVAQVDALIHAIGEWHESSH
- the bioB gene encoding biotin synthase BioB, giving the protein MTALRHDWTTAEILDLLQQPLLDLVYQAQTVHRQHNPSNEVQLATLMSVKTGGCAENCAYCPQSAHYQTEVEKTAIAQVEEVLNRAQQAKTLGASRFCMGWAWREIREGASFDAMLDMVRGVRELGLEACVTAGMLTDSQAQRLAEAGLTAYNHNLDTSPEYYDQIITTRTYSDRLQTLDRVRQAGMTVCCGGIIGMGETLSDRARLLEVLANLDPHPESVPINALVAVAGTPLEQQPPIDSFELVRMCATARILMPTSRIRLSAGRTQLNREAQALCFLAGVNSIFYGEQLLTTANPEIQSDRQLLADLNLKATELV
- the bioD gene encoding dethiobiotin synthase yields the protein MNSFQFPDRFFVTGTDTNVGKTVVSAMLTLGLEGTYWKPVQSGLEPMTDTDYVRSVTQLDETHFLPERFRLTQPLSPHRSAELDGVEIHLADFQFPKVLPTYPLIVEGAGGLLVPLNKTDLIIDLIQHLSLPVCLVARTQLGTINHTLLSIRQLQQANIPILGVIMNGELNPSNREAIAHYGQVPILGELEPLTVVTPSTLKSAFKKLFGS
- a CDS encoding methyltransferase domain-containing protein, giving the protein MNYKHQVADSFSHATSTYDTNAIVQQQCARELMTLLRSHQCHLPPGDVLEIGCGTGFVTQQLIECCGDRTLEITDISLNMLNQCQQNLRLTSEQRQQIVFKQLDGEAIDVNPDQYAIIVSNFVVQWFEQPAQSLKKLMATLKPNGLLLVSFPTHRSFPEWQHLCQQMDLPFTANPMPDPKDLTQQLTDPTVNCVCYEQTMSVFYNRAIDFFRSLKLIGAGLSRCQQKLSSLQMKQLIRGWNETNPTGIQVSYHIAFLVVQRSQ
- a CDS encoding peroxiredoxin, producing the protein MALQLGDTVPNFTQSSSEGDINFYEWAGDSWVVLFSHPADYTPVCTTELGEVAKLKPEFDKRNVKVIALSVDDANSHAGWISDINETQNTTVNYPILADADKAVSDLYGMIHPNANAKVTVRSVFVIDPQKKLRLTITYPPSTGRNFEEILRVIDSLQLTDNYGVATPVNWKDGDDVVVVPSIPTEEAKQKFPKGLTEVKPYLRMTPQPNK
- a CDS encoding DMT family transporter, which produces MLHQTSGRWQLGFALAMTTAILWGVLPIALKVALQAVDVYTVIWFRFLVSFGLLALFLAVRGQLPEIQKLRSARLDLLAIATIFLALNYLGFMEGLHQTSPTNSQVIIQTAPVFFGMGALWIFKERYTLQQWLGLGGLILGMTLFFDDQLRSLATASTQYLLGTGILVAAAAVWAVYALAQKQLLQQLSSSVIMLVIYGGSALLFTPFASPEQLLNLTPLQWGMLVFSAFNTFLAYGAFAEALDHWEASRVSAVLSMTPIITLISVSVGAAIAPAIVAREPITLLGITGAMFVVLGSLAIALGRRTPQQLKPNH
- a CDS encoding alpha/beta hydrolase, with the translated sequence MSQAIEAIAYHGWGFDQQCWASWKTHFAEHGIALQTFDRGYFGESHAAKFANHSHKVVMVHSYGLHLCPPEHLSQADLLVIFASFVQFHPQGERDKRRSQRVLQQMIQGCQQHPQAVLDQFYTNCGLPPDHDLRNRTVTNHDQLVIDLQGLNTARFEIHQLNSIPNIVIFHGVMDQIVPHSKGEEWLESLPNQTDLFLISNAEHALPFTHTHECWQTLSEKFL
- the bioA gene encoding adenosylmethionine--8-amino-7-oxononanoate transaminase; its protein translation is MQHIWYPFTQAKTAPPPLKVKSAHGAWLELDNGQRILDCISSWWVNLHGHSHPAIAAAIYEQAKQLEHVIFAGFTHDPAEQLANLLLQRLPEPLSRVFFSDNGSTAVEVALKMAYQYWHNQRQTRTTFIAFEGAYHGDTVGAMSVGARSLFSEVFSDLLFDVKYVPFPGIHIGDDQVQAREEEALAKLETVLQQGGDRVAAILIEPLVQGVAGMQICRPAFLQQVQQLAHRHGTLLIFDEVMTGFGRTGDWFACLKAGVTPDIICLSKGLTGGSLPLALTVCTEQIYNAFYSDDPMHTFYHGHSYTANPLGCAAAIASWQLMHENEPRFKGMEALHRQHLSDLQDHPRLEKLRVIGTIAAMDIVTDDEPGYLNQISHVIREKAIAAGLFLRPLGEVLYLMPPYCITEDELAFVYSRIKAMI